The Anas platyrhynchos isolate ZD024472 breed Pekin duck chromosome 1, IASCAAS_PekinDuck_T2T, whole genome shotgun sequence genomic sequence AACGGCACGAAGTAAATGCCTTCAGTTGATTTTAACTTATTTCAGTTTACACGTGTTGGGGGGAAGATTTAATTGTACAACCCCGGTTCCTTTCCAGCTTCCACCTAAgatacactgaaataaataaaatcatattcaTCAAAGCTGTGCTTGTCTTTGTGTAGAACCAAGAAGTGCAGTTACATTAGAGGGGAGAAAGTAATGTGCTGGGCCAAATAGTCCATGTATGTCTGTGAGGTACCAGACTGGGGCTGGCTGCCTTCACAAATAGGGGTTGTTACAACAGGAGGGCAGCTGGTGAGAGATGTGCCGTGCTGCATCACATTCagttttctcccttcccttccccacatGCCTGTTGTGACCTATCTCTTCATATTCCTTCCTATTCCAGTAGCTCCTGGAGTGCCGATGTGGTTTCTTTATCGCACCATTTCCCTTACCAGGTACTCAGACTGTGATTAAGTCCGATTTCTGCAGCAGTCTTCAGGTAGATTTCTGATAATGGTGagcagagaggaggggagaTGCCCCTGTCTGAGCGCTAGGCCCTAGAGAGGTGTTCGCTGGGTGCTGTGACCCCACTGGCCCTTCCCTGTACACCGCAGCACCTTAGTGAACAGCAGGGGCAGGCTGCCAAAGCAGGAAGGTTAATCTGAAATAAAGTATCTGTGCAAACAGTTTTCTTCCTGCAATGAAGTGATTCTGCTTACAGAAAGCTTCTACAAACTCAAAATAGACTCTAATTACCCAAagagaaaatgctgctttaagAGTAGTGTTAAAAACACACTTTTACCTGCTTTTTAAAGGTTTATCTTCCTCTGTCCCCTCAGATAAATAGAATACCAAGTTAGTTCTACAGGAAATAAAACACTGAATGCTGATGTTAAGAAAGCCCCAAATTCCCATCCTGTTGAATGATTtcctttgtggaaagaaatcgTTGGAAAAAGCTTAGATAAAGAGCTTGGCAAGTTAGTTccaaaagaaagacaatttAGCTCAGTGAGAATCCAGAAcactttatttaatttaatgaatGTAGCGGGTACCAGCCAGATCCAAGCGTGCACTTCATTTAACAAGGCAGCCGGCACTCACGGAGCCTATATATTTCCAGAGAATTTTCCAAGAATGTAAATGACACTAAGCAGTCGCAAACTGGCATCGACTCAAACCTTTTATGGGAACTGTCACTTCTGCGTGCCTGCTGGAAAGACAGTCCCACTTGacaagcaggagagaggggGAAGTGGCTGCGCTGTGCCACCAAGGGCTCCCCACCCTTCTCTAAAAAGCTGCCTTCTACCAAACCCCGCGCTCAGCGCTACGGAATCAAAAGCTAAAAATGTAAAGTCACTTTGAGCCAGGTTTCTATTCTGTGCTACACCATTAAAGCATTCTTAAACGTTCAGTGCCTTTCCAAGGAAATCTGAACAGATCTGAGGTTTGCAAGCTacagcagcaccctgctggaGTTCATCGGGTAATGTTTGCCTCAACTTCAGTTTCTGTGTAAGTCTGAAGACGCAGGCTCCCAGCCTTAGGTTTCCTTCGTCCACGTTAGCTCTGCAGCAATTGTGGCTCTCCCATTTCAGTCAGGGCTTTCTGCTACCGCATCAAAACTCGGCACGTACAGCTGCCCTTACCGGCAGTGTGGTCGGCTACGTAagacacagcagaaaaaaaataataataaaaaaaaagcatgtatcTTTCCTCACTGTCATTTGAAATGGTAATTAGCAATAACAAAATCAGAGCGGTCACAAATTTTCCAGGAAGAAGACAGCAGCTGTAGGAGGAGAGTTCTCCAGTACGCGTTGCTTCCTTGATAATGCATCCAGGGCTCCGCTGCCATGTACCATGAGATGGGCAGGGAAACCCTCAAGCTGCTGCCTTTCAAACAAGTCACTGAGACAAGTGCCGTGGGTTACTTtaaagctgcagctcccagcagcgaTCGTCACTGTGCATGGTGGCTTCCAGCTGGGCTCGGACACCTCAGCAAGGGGGACGGAGGGAAGGCGAGCCCAAAGGGTTCCTGTGGGTGGAGATCAACTTGCTGTGGGAAACATAAaccctgctgccagctctgagCAGTCCTTgcagagggggagagggagaagtcTTCGCTCTGGAGAGCGTGCAGAAGAGGGTGGCTGTAGAAGAGCGTTTTGCTCTGAACTGGTGCACCTACCCCAAGCCTTACCAGGCAGCACGATGCCCTCTCGAAGGGGAGAGCCTGGGCAGCGCCGTGGGAGTGCTGCCACCTCTGCTGGtggaggcagctgagcagcatcaCGACTCTGCTTCGGGCTCGGGCTTGTCAGTGGGAGGTGGCGACGGTCTCTCATCAAGCGTGATTTCTATCACCGCCCCGGATCGCTTGCGGGGTTCGGGGCTCTCCTCCGACCACCTCCCCACCCTGCGCACCCCTTTGGCCACTTTGGGCGCGTTCCTGCAGGGGTTGTGGTCATAGATCACCAGCTTCAGGCCGGGGAGGTGGGCCAGGCTGGGGAAGAAGCGGATGGCGTTGCGATCCACGTCGATCACCTCCAGGAAAGGCATGTGCAGGAGCACGGGGGGGAACTCGGACAGCAGGTTGCCCGAGAGCCAGATGGTGCGCAGCTCCTGCAGGCCCCGCAGCTGGGCGGGGAGCGTGCGCAGCGCGTTGGAGCCGGCGTGCAAGGTCTTGAGCAGGCTGAGCTCGCACACCACCTCAggaaggtgctgcaggcagtTGGACTCGATCCAGAGGGTCTTGAGGTTCTGCAGGAGCCGGAGCTCGAggggcaggctgcagagcttGTTGTTGCCCAGGTAGAGGATGCACAGCTGCTTCAGCGTGCACACCACCAGCGGCAGCGCCTTGAAGTTGTTGAAGTCCAGCGCGAGGATCTGGAGGttctgcaactgctccagctcaggAGGGAGGTGGTTCAGGTTGTTGTCGCTCAAGTACAGCTTGACCAGCTCCCTGAAGGAGCAGATGTGCAGAGGCAGCCTCCTCAGCTGTCTGCCGCTCAGATCCACCATCTTGTCCACTGGCATCTCCTCCAGGTCTTCCAGGAGGTACTTCTGGCACTCGTCGGAGGGCACAAAAGCAACTATGGCTTTCAGGCTGTTGCCCATCCTGGGACCTTCTTTGTGCAGAGACTGACGGGGCCGTGAGGGACGAGGCCAGCCTTggtttcctgctgctgtgcactgGCCTGCTGGTAACTCTGTCTCCCCAATATAAGGCTCTGTTTACATGGCACCAGGCATTAATCTCAAGGgctctgaaatgtttctgaTAACTGAATGAGTGTTCAGTGATGGGGATTACGGACATGATGGCTGCGAGCGCAGGTCTCTCTCCCTGCCTCACACACACGCTCAGGCCCACTTGGCTCTCCCAGAAAATATCCCATCTCCCCTCTTCCTGCAAGTCATTTTTGCCTCAAACTCTTGCTTTGACGGAAACCCTGCTCCTCTTGGTTTGCTGTGGTTGCTCTGTCTGTGAAGCCAGTGCTGGTGGTGTGGATTGGCTGGAGAAAGCAAACACCTCAGAAGACcaaatttttaaactaaaaggatTAGCTTTAATTAAACTTTCAGGGGAGATGTCAGCAGTAATCTAATTGTTGTTTAAAATACCTGTCAAGACTTGACCGACTTTCCAGACGAGTGACACTTTTATGGCTTTGCTTTGCAAGGTGCCAAATACATAATTTAACAGTGTTACTTGCCACCCAGTACTTATCTCAAACCTTTAACAGAAATACTTGGCAATCTGCTATCTTTAGCTGCTCCAGTATTTATGTTCCTAATTTAACCGTGTTTACTATAGCCTCCGGCACCCTTAACTGCGTAGGGCCTTCTTCATTAGATTGTGTTTTGCTTCTTGTCTGAATCCCAGTTTAATACACTCACTGTCACAGCTGGCCAAGGCTGCTCTTCTGACACCTTCCAACTATGCTACTGCAATCCCCAGACTAAAACCTGATGAGAAACTGGCATGGATTTAATTACAGACAGAATTGTCCCCAGTGACCGGAGACAGGGAACCATCACTCCCAGTTTTATAAAGAGTAGAAAGGAGgatccagggaactacagacccGTGAGccccacctctgtgcctgggaaggtcatggaacagatcctcctggaagcagtgTTGAGGCACATGCAAGCCATGGACGTGATccgagacagccagcatggcttcaccaagggcaaatcctGCCTGACCTAgctggtggccttctgtgatgaAGAGATTGTATCAGTCAGTAAGGGCAGACTGACTggtgtcatctacctggacatctgtaaggcctttgacacagtcccacacAACATTCTTGTAcctaaattggagagagatagatttgaagggtggaccattcggtggataaggaattggccggatggctgcacccagagagAAGGGGTCAAGGCTCTATGTTTGGGGGGAGGCCGGTGATAAActgt encodes the following:
- the LRRC10 gene encoding leucine-rich repeat-containing protein 10, translating into MGNSLKAIVAFVPSDECQKYLLEDLEEMPVDKMVDLSGRQLRRLPLHICSFRELVKLYLSDNNLNHLPPELEQLQNLQILALDFNNFKALPLVVCTLKQLCILYLGNNKLCSLPLELRLLQNLKTLWIESNCLQHLPEVVCELSLLKTLHAGSNALRTLPAQLRGLQELRTIWLSGNLLSEFPPVLLHMPFLEVIDVDRNAIRFFPSLAHLPGLKLVIYDHNPCRNAPKVAKGVRRVGRWSEESPEPRKRSGAVIEITLDERPSPPPTDKPEPEAES